TAAACTGAATGAAGACCATAAATTTCACGGCTGCCAATCACAAGTCTGGTTCGATTACGCCTGGCGTGATGGCCGAATCCATCTGCACGGCCTGAGTGATGCGGCGATTGTTAAGGGGCTGATCGCCCTGCTCTTTCGCGTGTACGATCAGCGTACGCCTGAAGAAATTCTGGATACATCGCCCGATTTTCTCGATCAGCTTGATTTAAAAGCACACCTTTCGGCCAATCGCGCGACGGGCCTGATGGGAATGATTCAAAAGATTCGGGCTTTGGCTGAAAACGCAAGCACCCGAGGCAGTAATTAAACTGATTCCTCGGGTCGGCTGATTTGCCTGGAGTTACTGGCGTGGATTATTTGCCCATGTGGTCCATTTTATCTTTGCCCATGTGGTCCATCTTGTCCTTACCCATGTGATCCATTTTGTCCTTGCTCATGCCATCGTGGCTCATGCCGTCTTTCGTCATGCCGTCTTTCGTCATGCCATCTTTCATCATGCCCATTTCAGCGGCAAATGCGCCACCGGCAAAGGTCATCAAACCGGCTATCATTAACGTTGTGGTGAATTTTTTCATCATCGAATCCTCGTTTGTTAAACACACTTCATCATTAAGGCAACATGCCTTGTTTCAGCGCAATCAGAACGCGTTCTAACTGCCACCAAACCAGTTGTACCCCTGGTTTTCCCAATAACCACCGGGGAAAATATTGGTAATTTGAATTGCCCGCACATGCTTGGGGTTTTTGTAACCGAGCTTGGTGGGGATGCGCACTTTCAAGGGGAATCCGTATCGCGCGGGTAACGGCTGCCCATCAAAACCCAGTGTCAGTTGGGTTTGCGGGTGCAGTGCTGTGGCCATGTCGATACTGGTGAAATAATCATCCACACAGTAAAATGCGACGTATTTCGCTGTGGTATCTGCGCCAATGCGTTTTAAAAATTCCGAGAAAGGCACACCGTGCCATCGCCCAATGGCACTCCAACCTTCCACGCAAATATGGCGCGTGATCTGCGCTACCTGCGGCAGCGCTTGGAGTTCAGCTAAATTCCAGGATGTGTGATTACTTACGCGCCCCGATACCTCCAGTTGAAAATCAGCAGCATTAACCTGCGGCACTTTGTTTTCGCTGTAATAGGCATTGAACGGAAAAGGCCGCGTGATTTGGGATTCGCTGTAGGTCGGCGCTAACTTGTTCGGGTCAAACAGCCATGCTTGCGCCTTGTCGTTAAATCGGGAAACCTGACCGAGCAGTTTTTCTACACTGTCGTTGTCACTGATCGAGCAACCGGTCA
This region of Halothiobacillus neapolitanus c2 genomic DNA includes:
- a CDS encoding pentapeptide repeat-containing protein: MAHAVFRHAVFRHAIFHHAHFSGKCATGKGHQTGYH
- a CDS encoding molybdopterin-dependent oxidoreductase, encoding MNKQIKSPVTNDDNNLIIRESQSLLGRFNRRHFLKQFATLGGLSLLTGCSISDNDSVEKLLGQVSRFNDKAQAWLFDPNKLAPTYSESQITRPFPFNAYYSENKVPQVNAADFQLEVSGRVSNHTSWNLAELQALPQVAQITRHICVEGWSAIGRWHGVPFSEFLKRIGADTTAKYVAFYCVDDYFTSIDMATALHPQTQLTLGFDGQPLPARYGFPLKVRIPTKLGYKNPKHVRAIQITNIFPGGYWENQGYNWFGGS
- a CDS encoding SufE family protein, giving the protein MLETRTPDEAIQTLADEFAFFDDWTDRYQYIIDMGKQLPEFPADKLNEDHKFHGCQSQVWFDYAWRDGRIHLHGLSDAAIVKGLIALLFRVYDQRTPEEILDTSPDFLDQLDLKAHLSANRATGLMGMIQKIRALAENASTRGSN